The window CAATGGATGAAGCTGTAATGTATAAACATATCGAACTTTACGTAAATCAATATAGCATCGATTTAGGCGTTGATGGGCGTAAGGCAATTGATACTTTATTTAATTTAGCTTTAGAAAAGAATTTAATTCCAGCGGTGCAAAAAGACTTGTATGTTTAGATTTCGAAGATACATTGCCATCTATTTGGAAGTCGTCATTTCGAATGAGTTTTTGCGAAGAGAAATCTGATTTAAAATGTAATAAATATCTCATCGAACCTCGATCGATATTACGTGATTTCTCCTAGTTGTTCCGTGAATTTAACTCACTAAAAGTTTATAACCCTTACCATGAACATTTATAATTTCTACATTCGGATCTGCCCTTAAATACTTTCTTAACTTGCTTAAAAACACATCCATACTGCGGCCATTAAAATAATTATCATCATGCCAAATGGTTATTAGCGCTTCTTCGCGTGTTAAAACCGTATTTTTCTTCAAGCATAATAACCTTAACAACTCCGCTTCTTTTGTAGAAAGTTTTTGATTTTCTGCTCCGTTTGATATAATTTGACTGGTGTAATCGAAAATATATTTTCCAATAGAAAATTGTGTTTCAGCAGCTTCTTCATTTTTTTCGCCTTTACTGGCAACACGCTTAAACATGGCGTTAATCCTTAATAAAAGCTCTTCAATGCGGAAAGGTTTCGTAATATAGTCATCCCCACCTAAATCATAAGCGGCAGATTTATCTTCCAACATTGTTTTCGCCGTGGCAAAAATAATTGGAACATGGCTGTTTACTTTTCTAATATCTTTTCCTAATGTAAAACCATCTTTTTTTGGCATCATTACATCAAGAATGCACAAATCGAAGTTTTGTTTGTTAAAAGACCTTAATCCTTCATCTCCATCCACGCAAAGCGTAACTTCAAATTTGCCTTTTAATTGCAAATAATCTTGTAGTAATAGCCCTAAATTTGGATCATCTTCAACTAAAAGTATTTTTTTCATTTTCTTTAATTTATTCACATTAATTTTTGGCCAATACTTAATATTTGAGTACAACATTGCACAAGGGTTTAATTAGAATTTTATTTGAACTTCAATTATAAGTAAACCGGTAAGCTAAGCGTAAAATGTATCGATAAAATGAGGGTTTGTAGTGGTATATAATTTATAATGGTAAATGTATTTCAAACCTTGTTCCTTTATCTTTTTCGCTGCTAACTTTTATGCTGCCATTTAGCTGCTTTATAATATCCTGAACATAGTTTAACCCTAATCCAAAACCTTTAACATCATGCAAATTTCCAGTAGGTACTCTATAAAACTGATCAAAAATACGTTTAGCGTGTTCTTTAGTCATGCCGATACCCTTATCGGCAATTTCTATTATTAATTGTTTTGAGGTATTTCGAGTTGAAATTGTGATTTCGGGCGTATCAACACTATACTTATTTGCATTATCAATCAGGTTAAATAATACATTAGACAGATGCAACTCATCACCGTAAACGACCGCGTTTTCGGCATCAGTATTTACTGTTATTATTGCACCTTTTTTCTGGAGTTGCAAATCCATACTATCTAAAACAATTAAAATAAGGTCGTTCATATCAACCTCTGTTTTTTCCATTTTAAGCTCTTTTTTCTCTAATCTGGCGATGCTTAAAACACGTTCTATATGGTTGCCTAAACGAACATTTTCGTCATAAATTATACCTGCTAAACGTTTTAATCGTACTTTATCTTCAGAAACCTCTGGGTCTTTAAGCGCCTCACTTGCAATCATAATGGTGGCTACAGGCGTTTTAAACTCATGCGTCATGTTGTTGATAAAATCAGTTTTCATTTCTGAAATTTTCTTCTGTTTTATGATTGTATATAAGGTGTAAGAAAATATAAAAACCAATACCATTAAGAGTCCTACGGATGATGCTAATGTTGCACTTAAATTTGTTACAATGGCTGAGCTTCTATTAGGAAAACTAATTTGAAGTAATCCAGGATCTCTAAATAAATCATTACCAAAAAGAGGCGTTTGGTAAGTGTTTTTCGATAAAAAAGCGATCGAAGGGTTTGAAGCTTGAAGGTATAAAACGGAATCTTTTTGTGCTAATTTAACTTGAAATTCGAACTTTTGATTGATGTTATGGTTAAATAATTCTGTTTTTATAAGATGATTGAGGGTATTAAAATTGATTCTTTTATAAATTGGAACATTCACTTCCTGCATTTCTTTTGATACATCTTCAATAATACTTAAAGAAGTGTATGGACTGGTATTTTTACCCAAAGAAGCAATTTTTAAAGCCAGTTTCTTCTTAGCAATATCATCCTCACGCTTAAATTTTTTCTCTAAATCATCAGATATTTTAGGCACACTAACCGTGAGTGGTTTTGCATTTTGAGGATCATAAACCAAATACCTTAGCGTATCCGGTAAACTCCGTAAACCCCTAAATTCAAATGTTTTTGGTGGAGGCGAAAAAGGCTTTGTTCGCATGTTAAAACCTTTTAAAACAAGACTTTGCATATCTACAAATGCATTCATCTGCATGTCGATTTTATCGCCGTTTAGAGTGGATAAAGAAATAAATTCCTTTTCGGTAATCACATTTGGAGCACGATATGAAACCCTAATAATACTATCTTGCTGATTTAAATAATTCTCGATCTGATTCTCTCGTTCAACTTGCCTAATTTCAGATTCTTGCTCATATTGTTGATTTATATCTTTTATGTCAAGCGCTCTTTGTCTGGCATCTTGTATCTGTTTTAATTTAAGCTGCTCACCTCTACGGTAAATATGATCGCGGGCATTTAGCCTTTGAACTTTATTTGCCACATCACTAAGGGTTTGATTTACTTGCTCATCGAAAAGCTGGGATTTTAGTTTATAAGCTTCCCTGATGTAATACAATTGCATTACAAAAACACCAAGTAAAGCCACCGTCATTAAAACGGTTATTAACCAAAAGCTTTTTTTCTTCATTAATTTGAATTGATGAATGCTAAATAAAGGAGTGAAATTCCTATTTAAATTTATCAGCTATCAAAAATACTTAATCGCTAAGTTAAGCTTATGTTTTTAACATATTTTAACATCGATTATATCGCTGTAAATGAACGATTAAGGAAGATGTTTTCAAAAGGTATTCAAAAAAAATGCCGGAAAAAATTCCGGCATCATTCAAATTGTTTGCTTAAAAAAAGAATCTTTATTTAGAAAGGTAAATCGTCATCTTCACCTGGAGTGTTACTTACATCAACTGGAGCTGCGTAAGCTGGTGTTGCTGCAGCTGGTGCACCTGCTGCAATTGCGTTAATTCTCCAAACTACTAAACTGTTAAAATAAGATGTTTTACCTGCTTTATCTGTCCAAGGACGGCCACGTAAATTAAAGAAAATTTCAACCTCATCGCCTGCTTTAAACGAATCCAATAATGCTGCCTTATCTTGTAATGCTTCAAAACGAATATATTCCGGATAAGTTGGATTTTCCGCGTATTCAATAATTATATCACGTTTTTTAAACGTTTCACTCACTTGTTGCGTTGCACCTACTTCGTGTACTTTTCCTTTAATTTCCATAACTAATACTAATAATGTACTTACTAACACCAAATCTCTATAATTTTATTGATAACTTCGCATATATTATGATGCAAGTTTTCCACAATAAAAGCAAGGTAATTATTACCTGCAACAAGCGCCTTTCGCCTTATTTACAAGATGAAGTTACGGCATTAGGTTATACTATAGAAAGGGCTTTTTCTACAGGTGTTGAGCTAAATATCACGCTTACAGAGTGTATTAAGCTTAATTTGAACTTGCGATGTGCCAGTCAGATTTTGTATGCAATTAAAAGTTTTAAGGCGATAACGCCTGATGATTTATACAATGAAATTTTAACCATTGAGTGGGAAGAATTAATCGATTTTGCAGGTTATTTCTCGGTAACATCGAATGTTGATAATCCAAATATTACGACTCCACTTTTTGCCAATTTAAAAGTTAAAGATGCGATTGTAGATCGGTTGAAGGAAAAGAAAGGAATCCGTCCTAATTCAGGTTCTGATGCTAATAAAACAGTGGTTCATTTATACTGGAAAGATGATGAAGCTGATGTTTTTATGGATACATCTGGCGAAACTTTAGCCAAACATGGTTATCGCAAAATTCCTGGGAAAGCCCCAATGTTAGAGGCCTTGGCTTCAGGCGTTATTTTGGCTACCCAATGGGATAAAAAAACACCTTTTATTAATCCTATGTGTGGCTCAGGAACTTTGGCAATTGAAGCTGCATTAATTGCAACCAATCGTGCTCCTGGGTTATATAGAATGAATTATGCTTTTATGCATATTCTAGGTTACAATGAGGAAGAATTTTTTGCAGAAAGAAGAATTTTAAAGGATCAGGTGATCAAAAATGCCGATTTAAAAATTATTGCTTCCGATATTTCTGAAGATGCAGT is drawn from Pedobacter mucosus and contains these coding sequences:
- a CDS encoding THUMP domain-containing class I SAM-dependent RNA methyltransferase; this translates as MQVFHNKSKVIITCNKRLSPYLQDEVTALGYTIERAFSTGVELNITLTECIKLNLNLRCASQILYAIKSFKAITPDDLYNEILTIEWEELIDFAGYFSVTSNVDNPNITTPLFANLKVKDAIVDRLKEKKGIRPNSGSDANKTVVHLYWKDDEADVFMDTSGETLAKHGYRKIPGKAPMLEALASGVILATQWDKKTPFINPMCGSGTLAIEAALIATNRAPGLYRMNYAFMHILGYNEEEFFAERRILKDQVIKNADLKIIASDISEDAVDISRRNAKTAGVDTFIDFEVCDFELTPTPENGKGVVVFNPEYGERLGVHSQLELTYKRMGDYMKTHCKGYAGYIFTGNPDLAKKIGLRASKKVEFYNGKLDCRLLEYELYDGSRRAPLVEEKTTE
- a CDS encoding sensor histidine kinase — its product is MKKKSFWLITVLMTVALLGVFVMQLYYIREAYKLKSQLFDEQVNQTLSDVANKVQRLNARDHIYRRGEQLKLKQIQDARQRALDIKDINQQYEQESEIRQVERENQIENYLNQQDSIIRVSYRAPNVITEKEFISLSTLNGDKIDMQMNAFVDMQSLVLKGFNMRTKPFSPPPKTFEFRGLRSLPDTLRYLVYDPQNAKPLTVSVPKISDDLEKKFKREDDIAKKKLALKIASLGKNTSPYTSLSIIEDVSKEMQEVNVPIYKRINFNTLNHLIKTELFNHNINQKFEFQVKLAQKDSVLYLQASNPSIAFLSKNTYQTPLFGNDLFRDPGLLQISFPNRSSAIVTNLSATLASSVGLLMVLVFIFSYTLYTIIKQKKISEMKTDFINNMTHEFKTPVATIMIASEALKDPEVSEDKVRLKRLAGIIYDENVRLGNHIERVLSIARLEKKELKMEKTEVDMNDLILIVLDSMDLQLQKKGAIITVNTDAENAVVYGDELHLSNVLFNLIDNANKYSVDTPEITISTRNTSKQLIIEIADKGIGMTKEHAKRIFDQFYRVPTGNLHDVKGFGLGLNYVQDIIKQLNGSIKVSSEKDKGTRFEIHLPL
- a CDS encoding DUF3127 domain-containing protein gives rise to the protein MEIKGKVHEVGATQQVSETFKKRDIIIEYAENPTYPEYIRFEALQDKAALLDSFKAGDEVEIFFNLRGRPWTDKAGKTSYFNSLVVWRINAIAAGAPAAATPAYAAPVDVSNTPGEDDDLPF
- a CDS encoding response regulator transcription factor; translation: MKKILLVEDDPNLGLLLQDYLQLKGKFEVTLCVDGDEGLRSFNKQNFDLCILDVMMPKKDGFTLGKDIRKVNSHVPIIFATAKTMLEDKSAAYDLGGDDYITKPFRIEELLLRINAMFKRVASKGEKNEEAAETQFSIGKYIFDYTSQIISNGAENQKLSTKEAELLRLLCLKKNTVLTREEALITIWHDDNYFNGRSMDVFLSKLRKYLRADPNVEIINVHGKGYKLLVS